In the genome of Verrucomicrobiota bacterium, one region contains:
- a CDS encoding FtsX-like permease family protein — MVRNSLRQHALSTAVTTFSISLATGLLMAVWVVKDQSHAAFTGFTGGFDAVLGARGSKLQLVLNTIFHLEDSPGNMAWQDFLDIKQHPNVELAVPLALGDNYRGYRIVGTSEEFFHKSMLGPGKKLSLQSGGRWFDPTLREAVVGSVAAQRVGLHVGDTFQPYHGLLFDEKSQHEEIYLVVGILEPSNTPADRVIWIPLEGVQLMGGHSAESATQVSGALVRLKAGAATTGFHLDLLYNKQGNRLTFAWPIGRVMAQLFDKIAWFDRVLALVAYLVALVASASILASLYNSMNERRREIAILRALGARRSTLFGAIIAESALIAALGALAGFILYAIIAGLAAIIIRAQVGIILNPLTPHWIMVAAPAGMTLLGALAGLAPAFKAYRTDVSENLAPHS, encoded by the coding sequence ATGGTTCGAAACAGTCTGCGCCAGCATGCGCTGTCCACCGCCGTCACCACCTTCTCCATCTCCCTCGCCACAGGACTGCTCATGGCGGTCTGGGTGGTCAAGGATCAGTCCCATGCCGCCTTCACTGGATTCACTGGAGGATTCGACGCCGTGCTGGGAGCCCGGGGCTCCAAGCTGCAATTGGTCCTCAACACCATCTTTCACCTGGAAGACTCCCCCGGCAACATGGCCTGGCAGGATTTCCTCGATATCAAGCAACATCCCAACGTCGAACTCGCCGTGCCACTCGCTCTCGGCGACAATTACCGGGGCTACCGCATCGTTGGCACCAGCGAGGAGTTCTTCCATAAATCCATGCTCGGACCTGGGAAAAAGCTCAGCCTCCAGTCCGGCGGCCGCTGGTTCGATCCCACCCTTCGAGAGGCCGTCGTCGGCAGCGTGGCGGCCCAGCGCGTCGGACTCCACGTCGGGGACACGTTCCAACCCTATCACGGACTTCTCTTCGACGAAAAATCTCAACACGAGGAGATCTATCTCGTCGTGGGCATTCTGGAACCCTCCAACACCCCCGCCGATCGCGTGATTTGGATCCCCCTGGAAGGCGTTCAATTGATGGGTGGACACTCCGCGGAATCCGCCACCCAAGTCAGCGGCGCGCTAGTGCGCCTCAAAGCCGGCGCCGCCACGACCGGTTTTCACCTGGACCTCCTTTATAATAAACAGGGAAACAGGCTAACCTTCGCGTGGCCAATCGGCCGGGTCATGGCGCAACTATTCGACAAAATCGCCTGGTTCGACCGGGTCCTGGCGCTGGTCGCCTACCTCGTCGCCCTGGTGGCATCTGCGTCCATCCTCGCCAGCCTCTACAACTCCATGAACGAGCGTCGGCGCGAGATCGCCATTCTACGCGCCCTCGGAGCACGCCGCTCCACACTTTTTGGGGCCATCATCGCGGAATCCGCCCTCATCGCCGCCCTGGGCGCTCTCGCCGGATTCATCCTCTACGCGATCATCGCGGGTCTCGCCGCCATCATCATCCGCGCTCAGGTCGGCATCATCCTGAATCCACTCACCCCCCATTGGATCATGGTGGCTGCTCCTGCCGGCATGACGCTTCTGGGAGCCCTGGCCGGCCTGGCGCCGGCCTTCAAAGCGTATCGCACCGATGTCTCCGAAAACCTGGCTCCCCACTCCTGA
- a CDS encoding ABC transporter ATP-binding protein: protein MPLLEIRNLRKSFTLPDGGRHTIMDVPSFALEAGQHLALQGSSGSGKTTFLNLIAGILTPDEGSLLLAGKDLASLSEPQRDRHRALHVGYIFQTFNLLQGYTCLENILLGMAFGPGAQRARALDLLNAMNLADKAHHRPRQLSVGQQQRVAVARAVANDPKLVLADEPTGNLDPANAAAALQLIRKTCSDSGAALLLVSHDPKVLSAFDQVQDLSNINRASPGGAP, encoded by the coding sequence GTGCCACTGCTCGAGATCCGCAACCTCAGAAAGTCCTTCACGCTTCCCGATGGCGGCCGCCACACCATCATGGACGTGCCCTCCTTCGCGCTCGAGGCAGGACAACACCTGGCGCTGCAAGGTTCCAGCGGTTCCGGAAAAACCACTTTCCTTAACCTCATCGCCGGCATCTTGACCCCGGACGAAGGCTCTCTCCTGTTGGCCGGAAAAGATCTAGCCTCCCTCTCCGAACCTCAACGCGACCGACATCGAGCCCTGCACGTCGGTTACATCTTTCAAACCTTCAATCTCTTGCAAGGCTACACCTGCCTCGAAAACATCCTCCTCGGGATGGCGTTCGGGCCCGGAGCCCAACGGGCCCGGGCACTCGATCTCCTGAATGCGATGAACCTAGCCGACAAGGCCCACCATCGACCTCGCCAACTCAGTGTCGGACAGCAACAACGCGTCGCGGTGGCCCGCGCGGTGGCCAATGATCCTAAGTTGGTGCTGGCCGATGAGCCCACGGGCAATCTCGACCCCGCCAACGCCGCCGCGGCATTGCAATTGATCCGGAAAACATGCTCCGACTCCGGCGCAGCCCTCCTCCTCGTCAGCCACGACCCGAAGGTGCTGTCCGCCTTTGACCAGGTTCAAGACCTGAGCAACATCAACCGTGCCAGCCCGGGAGGTGCTCCGTGA